In Plasmodium falciparum 3D7 genome assembly, chromosome: 1, the genomic stretch AAAGAGAACAAAAGAACatattaagaataataagaagaaatgaatatatagcACCctccttttcatttttaatatttctaactagacattttttaaaagtcattaataaaaagtcatcaatttttattcttaataaatataaaaatgcaCAAAATGAAAGGGTTACACTTGAAGGGGGAAAAAAACATCATAAGAGCActagagaaaaaaaaaaaaataaaagaaaaagaaaaaataataataaaataaataataattatatatataataatatttataaaaaaaaaaaaatttataaaccatctatacatatatataataaaaatttgttttttattttttacaaaaatatatataaattaataaaatattttaaaaaatttttaaggtataattttaatacatacatatataacatatcaacagatgaaatagaaaaattattttataacaacacttataatattatagattCGTTTAAAAGACaacaaattaaaagaatCAATACTAATAATTGTTTTGTATCTAcattaaataaatcaaaattttatatattccacaaaaaagataaaaacataaatggAAACATCTTTTATCCAGTTTTCAAAAAAtcaaacataaaaaataaaaaggatactctttttataaaattaaaaaaaacaaacaaaaaaccAACGAGTTATAATCAAATAAAGTATTGGAACTTGTCTAGAAAAATAGCATATGAATATTGCAAAAGTATAATGAAAAAGGGGGGACAAGAAAATAGAATTATCATATTAAATGATACATTTCATTTGCCTTCCATgagaaaagaatattatattctgACCAAAAAATGTAAcatgaaaatgatatatatatagagagatatgtatatatttatacatatatatatatatatatatatatatatatttttatttatttatttatttagatCCTTACAATTACATTCAGACATTTATAAATACACCACTTGCTACATGTCTTAATAGAAATAAGAAGAGAGaaaaattcaaatatatttcttcaaaaactattattagaaattataaatgtcataaaaaatattcaattcAATCCAAGCTACAAAAAAATGTATCAAAAATGTTACATGTAGtcaaatcaaaatataaatggcaagaaaaaatattatcgcTCCAAGTAAATACCTTCTACAAAAAATCTAAAACTAATAAGAACAAAgtaggaaaagaaaaaataaaataacaacatggaagaaggaaatatatatgaatcatACACTAacatttaaatgaaaaaaaaatatatatatatatatatatatatatatatgtatatgctaattttttttttttttttttttttttttttcatttatttccaGCTAATACATATTCTACGCTTTATTTACAACAATTTTGATAACTTCAAAAATATGgatacaataaaaataagaaacgATGATAAGAAGAAAAACGATATGGACACCAACAaattaaatgtaatatatgttattacacataatatatgaacCTAGTACAAtctaatgatatatttttattcatcataatattattatatgtatcttAATTCTGTTAGATTCTCAACGTAACcattaataaaatgatacatgaaaaattaaaaaacctCCCAAATggtcaaaaaataaaacaagaagaaatatacatataaataaataaataaataaataaatatatatatatatatatataaacacattttatttgtatacttatttatttacacatttcattctttatagaaaagaaaaacgAATATGCCAAAAGGTTTCATTTCATTAAAttggaaatattaaaaggtatattaaaaaaaaaataaaataaaaaaaataataataatatcatacatatgtaaatatatattttatatatatcttagaGTGCCGAATGAATACAATGATTACTCCtgaatatatagataaaaaatTGGACATATCTTAAGCAacaacatatacatatatatatatatatatatatatatatatatatattttggttgaatagttttatttattttttttatttttttgtaataacgttataaaaagtataaaaaaaaaaaaaattaccaaaaaaattatatataaatatatataaagaatggTTTTACAAAATGAATAGAAAACaatttattcataataaatataatataatatatatatatatatatatatatatatatatatatatatatata encodes the following:
- a CDS encoding L-seryl-tRNA(Sec) kinase, putative, translated to MNFVFLFYGPPCSGKDKFINYLLKRNKAIYLFLYFFVNIKKETEHSYKQNVEEKKIFIKIIKYYYQIKEREQKNILRIIRRNEYIAPSFSFLIFLTRHFLKVINKKSSIFILNKYKNAQNERVTLEGGKKHHKSTREKKKNKRKRKNNNKINNNYIYNNIYKKKKIYKPSIHIYNKNLFFIFYKNIYKLIKYFKKFLRYNFNTYIYNISTDEIEKLFYNNTYNIIDSFKRQQIKRINTNNCFVSTLNKSKFYIFHKKDKNINGNIFYPVFKKSNIKNKKDTLFIKLKKTNKKPTSYNQIKYWNLSRKIAYEYCKSIMKKGGQENRIIILNDTFHLPSMRKEYYILTKKYPYNYIQTFINTPLATCLNRNKKREKFKYISSKTIIRNYKCHKKYSIQSKLQKNVSKMLHVVKSKYKWQEKILSLQVNTFYKKSKTNKNKLIHILRFIYNNFDNFKNMDTIKIRNDDKKKNDMDTNKLNILNVTINKMIHEKLKNLPNEKKNEYAKRFHFIKLEILKECRMNTMITPEYIDKKLDIS